CCAGTAGAGCTGGCCGAGCAGGCCCAGCGGGTGGAAGGTCGCCTTCTGCCGCAGCCGGGTGCGCCCGGAGTCGGTCCGTTCCACGTGGAACTCGAGCCAGGCCAGGCCGGGCAGCCGCATCTCGGCGCGCAGCCGCAGCAGCCGGCCCTCGTCGAGCTCCTCGACCCGCCACCAGTCCAGCGCGTCCCCGACGTGGAGGTCACGGGGGTCGCGCCGGCCGCGGCGCAGGCCGACGCCCCCCACGGCGCGGTCCAGCCAGCCGCGCACCTCCCAGGCCAGGGGGAAGCTGTACCAGCCGGTCTCCCCGCCGATGCCCTCGACGACCCGCCACAGCGCCTCGGGCGGGGCGTCGGTCTCCTTGGTCCGCTCGTCGAGGTAGAGGCTGCCGCCGGCCCAGTCGGGGTCGGAGGGCAACGGGTCCGACGGCGCCCCGGGCACCGACGCGCCGCTCCACCGGGTGTCGACGGCGTTGTTGCGGACCTTCAGCACGGCCAGCCGCACCGCCTCGTCGAAGCCGAGCAGTCCCTCGGGCGGGTCGGGCACGTACTGCGCGATGTCGTGCTCCTTGCAGACGACGGTGTTGCGCAGGGACTCCACCAACGGCCGCGCGATGCCCGCCGGGACCGGCGTGATGACGCCGACCCAGTGGCTCGACAGCGACGGGGAGAAGACCGGGACCGGCAGGATCCGCCGCCGCGGCAGGCCGGTCACCTCGGCGTAGCGCTGCATCATCGTGGCGTAGTCCATGACGTCGGGGCCGCCGATGTCGAAGCTGCGGTGCACGTCGGGCGGCAGGGTGGCGCAGCCGACCAGGTAGCGCAGGACGTCGCGGATGGCGATCGGCTGGATCCGGCTGTGCACCCAGCGGGGGGTGACCATCACCGGCAGCCGCTCGGTGAGGTAGCGCAGCATCTCGAACGACACCGACCCCGACCCGAGGACGACCGCCGCGCGCAGGACCACCGTCGGCACCCCGGAGCCCAGCAGCACCCGCGCCACCTCCGCCCGGCTGCGCAGGTGCGGGGAGAGCTCCTCGTCCTCCGGCTCCAGCCCGCCGAGGAAGACCAGCCGGCCGACGCCGGCCTCCCGCACGGCGCGGGCCACCACCTCCGCCGTCCGCCGTTCCGTGGCCTCGAACTCCGGGCCGCTGCCGAGGGAGTGGACGAGGTAGTAGACGACGTCGACGTCGGCGCAGGCGCGGGCCACCGCCTCGGCGTCGGCGGCATCGGCCTCGGCGACCTCCACCTGCCCGATCCAGGGCCGGTCGCGCAGCTTCCGCGGCGCGCGGGTGAGCACCCTCACGCGGTGACCGGCGGCCAGGAGCTCGGGCACGAGTCGGCCGCCGACGTAGCCGGTGGCACCGGTGACCAGACAGGTGAGTGCGCGCTGCGCGGGCTGCATGCCGACCAGTCTGGGAGCCCGGGACGGACGGTGCCGTCCGGTGGACCGGCCAGCGGCCCTGGGCGGGCGTGTCGACCCCCGGGCCAGCACCAGTGGTGCAGCCGGTGCCGCGAGTGGCGCAGACGCCACGTCAGGGCGTGGACGGCGACGTTCCTGTCGGTGGACCCGGTAACATGGAGGACAGGAATCCCCAGCATCCGGCTCAGTGGCGCTGTGCGCCCTCGGGACCCTCCCCGTCGGGAGGGGGGCCCGCGCCGGGAGCGTGACAGAAGGGCCCCACGTGGTCGCTCGGACCCAGACCGACAACAGCTACTCCGGCAGTTCCATCACCGTCCTCGAGGGGCTCGAGGCGGTCCGCAAGCGGCCGGGCATGTACATCGGCTCCACGGGGGAGCGCGGTCTCCACCACATGGTGTGGGAGGTCGTCGACAACTCCGTCGACGAGGCCCTGGCCGGTCACTGCGACACCGTCCGGGTCACGCTGCTGGCCGACGGCGGGGTGCGCGTCGAGGACAACGGCCGTGGCATCCCGGTCGACGTGCACCCGCGGGAGAAGCGGCCGACCGTCGAGGTCGTCATGACCGTGCTGCACGCGGGCGGCAAGTTCGACGGCAAGAGCTACGCGGTCTCCGGCGGCCTGCACGGCGTCGGCGTCACCGTCGTCAACGCGCTGTCCAGCTCGCTCGACGTGCGCATCTGGCGCGACGGCCGGGAGTACCACCAGAGCTACGCGCTGGCCAAGCCCGGCCCGCTCGAGGAGGTCGGCCCGACCACCAAGCGCGGCACCCAGATCACCTTCTGGGCCGACGGGTCGATCTTCGAGACGACGACCTACTCGTTCGACACGATCAGCCGCCGCCTGCAGGAGATGGCCTTCCTGAACAGGGGCCTGACGATCGTCCTGCGCGACGAGCGGCCCGGCCAGGGCAAGGCCGACACGGGCATGGCCGACGAGATCTCGCTGGCCGACGCGGCCCCCGCCCCGGGCCACGAGGACGCGGCGTTCGAGCCCACGGAGATCACCTACCGTTACGACGGCGGCCTCGAGGACTACGTCCGCCACATCAACGCCAAGAAGACGCCGATCCACCGCTCGATCGTCGGCTTCGGCGCCGAGGGTCTCGGCAAGAACGACATGCGGATGAGCATCGAGGTCGCGATGCAGTGGTCCGACGCATACTCGGAGTCGGTCTACTCCTTCGCCAACACGATCAACACGCACGAGGGCGGCACCCACGAGGAGGGCTTCCGCACCGCGCTGACCTCGATCGTCAACCGCTACGCCGTCGAGAAGAAGCTGCTCAAGGAGAAGGACGAGAAGCTCACCGGCGAGGACATCCGCGAGGGCCTGGCCGCGATCGTCTCGGTCAAGATCGGCGATCCGCAGTTCGAGGGCCAGACGAAGACCAAGCTCGGCAACACCGAGGTCAAGGGCTTCGTGCAGCGGGTCTGCAACGAGCAGATCTCGCACTGGTTCGAGGCCAACCCGGCCGAGGCCAAGACCATCATCACCAAGGCCGCCTCGGCCGCCCGCGCCCGCCGCGCCGCGCAGGACGCCCGCAAGCTGGCCCGCAAGAACCTGCTGAGCAACAACTCGCTGCCGGGCAAGCTGGCCGACTGCCGCTCCACCGACCCGCGCGCCTCGGAGATCTACATCGTCGAGGGCGACTCGGCCGGCGGCTCGGCCAAGTCCGGCCGCGACTCGATGTTCCAGGCGATCCTGCCCATCCGCGGCAAGATCATCAACGTCGAGAAGGCGCGCATCGACCGGGTCCTCAAGAACAACGAGGTCCAGTCGATGATCACCGCCTTCGGCACCGGCATCCACGACGAGTTCGACGTCTCCAAGCTCCGGTACCACAAGATCGTCCTCATGGCCGACGCCGACGTCGACGGCCAGCACATCCGCACCCTGCTGCTGACGCTGCTGTTCCGCTTCATGCGGCCGCTGGTGGAGGCCGGGCACGTCTACCTGGCCAACCCGCCGCTGTACAAGATCAAGTGGGGTGGCAAGTTCGGTGACGAGTACGTCTACACCGACAAGGAGCGCGACGCCGTCCTCAAGACCGGCGCCGAGGCCGGCCGCAAGCTGCCCAAGGACGACGCGATCCAGCGGTTCAAGGGGCTCGGCGAGATGAACGCCACGGAGCTGTGGGAGACCACGATGAACCCCGAGACCCGGATCCTGTCGCAGGTCACCCTCGAGGACGCCGCGACCGCCGACGAGCTGTTCAGCGTGCTGATGGGCGAGGACGTCGACGCCCGCCGCAGCTTCATCACCCGCAACGCCAAGGACGTCCGCTTCCTCGACGTGTGAGCGCGGGGGACGTCCCCGGACGTCCTCCGCCCGCCCGTTCCCCTCCTGCGCAACCGTGGAGACCTGAACCGTGACCGAGACCCCTGCCCGCGACCGCGTCGAGCCGGTCGACCTCCAGCAGGAGATGCAGCGCAGCTACATCGACTACGCGATGAGCGTCATCGTGGGCCGCGCGCTGCCCGAGGTCCGCGACGGCCTCAAGCCCGTGCACCGCCGCGTGCTGTTCGCGATGTACGACCAGGGCTTCCGTCCCGACCGCGGCTACGTCAAGTGCGCCCGCGTCGTCGGTGAGGTGATGGGTAACTACCACCCGCACGGCGACAGCTCGATCTACGACGCCCTCGTGCGGCTGGCCCAGCCGTGGTCGATGCGCTATCCGCTGGTCGACGGTCAGGGGAACTTCGGCTCCCCGGGCAACGACCCGGCCGCGGCCATGCGCTACACCGAGGCCCGGCTCACGCCGCTGGCCATGGAGATGCTGGCCAACATCGACGAGGAGACCGTCGACTTCCAGCCCAACTACGACGGCAAGAACCAGGAGCCGCTGGTCCTGCCGGGGCGCATCCCCAACCTGCTGATCAACGGCTCGGCCGGCATCGCCGTCGGCATGGCCACCAACATGCCGCCGCACAACCTGCGCGAGGTCGCCGCCGCGGTGTTCTGGGTGCTCGAGCACCCCGACGCCGAGCCGGAGGAGGCCCTCACCGCGTGCATGGAGCGGATCAAGGGCCCCGACTTCCCGACCCACGGCCTCATCGTCGGCCGCGACGGCATCGAGGAGGCCTACCGCACCGGCCGCGGCTCGGTCCGCATGCGCGCGGTGGTCACCGTCGAGGAGGACGCCCGCGGCCGGGTGCAGCTCGTCGTCACCGAGCTGCCCTACCAGGTCAACCCGGACAACCTCGCCGAGGCCATCGCCGAGGGGGTCAAGGACGGCCGGCTGCAGGGCATCAGCGAGATCGCCGACGAGTCCAGCGACCGGGTCGGCCGACGACTGGTCATCACCCTGCGCCGCGACGCCGTGGCCAAGGTCGTCCTGAACAACCTCTACAAGCACACCCAGCTGCAGACCTCCTTCGGCTGCAACATGCTCTCGATCGTCGACGGCGTCCCGCGGACGCTGCGCCTCGACGAGCTCGTGCGCCTCTACGTCGACCACCAGATCGAGGTCATCCAGCGGCGGACCCGCTACCGGCTGCGCAAGGCCGAGGAGCGCGCGCACATCCTGCGCGGCTACGCCAAGGCCCTCGACCAGCTCGACGCGGTCATCGCGCTCATCCGCCGCAGCGAGTCGGCCGAGGCGGCCCGCAGCGGCCTGATGGAGCTCCTCGACGTCGACGAGATCCAGGCCGTCGCGATCCTCGACCTGCAGCTGCGCCGGCTGGCCGCCCTCGAGCGCCAGCGGATCATGGACGAGCTGGCCGAGATCGAGGCCCGCATCGCCGAGCTGCAGGCGATCCTCGACTCCCCGCAGCGGCAGCGGGAGATCATCCGGGACGAGCTGGCCGAGATCGTCGAGAAGTACGGCGACGACCGGCGCACCAAGTTCGTCGCCAACGACGGCGACGTGACGATGGAGGACCTCATCGCGGAGGAGGAGGTCGTCGTCACCATCACCCGCACCGGCTACGCCAAGCGCACCAAGAGCGACCTCTACCGCTCCCAGCGCCGCGGCGGCAAGGGCGTGATGGGTGCGGCCCTCAAGCAGGACGACCTCGTCGACCACTTCTTCGTGGGCTCCACCCACGACTGGATCCTGTTCTTCACGAACAAGGGCCGGGTGTACCGGGCGAAGGCCTACGAGCTGCCCGAGGCCAACCGCACCGCCCGCGGCGCGCACGTGGCCAACATCCTCGCCTTCCAGCCCGACGAGAAGATCGCCCAGGTCATGCAGATCAAGGACTACGGGGTCGCCCCGTACCTGGTCCTGGCCACGGCGAACGGGCAGGTGAAGAAGACGCGGCTGACCGACTTCGACTCCCCGCGCAGCGGCGGCGTCATCGCGATCAACCTGCGGGAGAGCGACGAGCTGGTCGGCGCGGCGCTCATCGACCAGGAGCAGGACCTGCTGCTGGTCACCCGCAAGGCGATGTCGATCCGGTTCAAGGCCGACGACGCCACGCTGCGGCCGATGGGGCGGGCCACCGAGGGCGTCCGGGGGATCTCCCTGGGCTCGGACGACTCGCTGCTGTCGATGATGGTCGTCGAGGAGGGCGTCGACGTGCTCGTCGCCACCGAGCGCGGCTTCGCCAAGCGGACCGGGATCGAGAACTACCCGAACCAGGGTCGCGGCGGCAAGGGCGTGCTCACCGCCGACCCCAAGGCGCGCAAGGGCAACCTGGTGGGGGCCCTGGCGGTGCGGCTCGGTGACGAGCTGTACGCGATCACCTCCGGCGGCGGTGTCATCCGGACCCCGGTCAACGGGGTGCGCCACAACAAGGACCGGGCCACCATGGGTGTCAAGCTCATGAACTTGCCCGAGGACGTGACGATCGTGGCGATCGCCCGGACGACGGACAACGACGAGCCCGCCGCCTAGGGTGGGACCGGGAGCACGGGGGACCGTGGCCGCGCGCCACGGCTCCCTCCGGCCTCCTCCTGACGGGAACGACCGGCGCCCGGGCGCCCTCGGCTGTGCGCCGGGGCGCCCGGTCGCGAGAACGCGGCGAGGGCCGCAGGCGAACGGGAGACTGGCATGAGCGACCGGCCGCAGGCGGTGCGCACCGGGGTCCGCCCGGACGGCGCCGGAGCGGACAGGGCGCCCGGGGCAGACCCGTCGCCGGCCGGCCCGGCGGGGACCCCTCCGGCCGGTGGTCCGTCCGCGGGCGGTGCGCCGGCCGGTGGCCCGCCCACCGGGGCGTCCGCCGCCGGTGCCTCCGCTGGCGGAGCCCCGGCCGCGGGTGCGCAGACCGGGGCCGCCCCGGCCGCGCAGCCGGCCACCGGCGGTGCGCCGTCGCTGTCCAAGCCGGACACCGGTCAGGTGCCCGCCCAGCCGGCCGGGCAGCAGCCGGCCGGTGCCGCCCCGCCGCCGGCCGGCGCGGGCCCGGGCTCGTCGGGCACCACCCAGACCATCACCCCGGTCGCTGCAGCCGCGGCTCCGCCGCCGGCCGCCGCCCGTGGCGGTCAGCCGGCCGCGGGCAAGGCCCCCAAGCGCGGTCCCCGCGGCCCGCGGCGGGCCCGCCTGCAGTTGCGGCACATCGACACCTGGTCGGCGCTGAAGATCTCGCTGGTCCTGTCGATCGCGCTGTTCTTCATCTGGATGGTCGCGGTCGGCGTCCTCTACGGCGTCCTGTCCGGCCTGGGCGTCTTCGACACCCTCAACGACCTCTTCGGCCAGCTCGGCACCGCCTCCGGCGCCGAGGGCGGCGAAGGCGGCGGGAACGTGATCACCCCGGGCATCGTCTTCGGCGGCGCGGCGGTCATCGGTGCGATCAACATCGTGCTCATGACCGCGCTGTGCACCGTCGCGGCCTTCATCTACAACCTCTGTGCCGACCTCGTCGGCGGTCTCGAGGTCACGCTCGCCGAGCGCGAGTAGAGGGGGGCCAGGTGCCGGGCCGCGCGAGGGGCCGGGTACATTGGTCGAGGTCCACGGGCCTGT
This region of Geodermatophilus bullaregiensis genomic DNA includes:
- a CDS encoding SDR family oxidoreductase, whose translation is MQPAQRALTCLVTGATGYVGGRLVPELLAAGHRVRVLTRAPRKLRDRPWIGQVEVAEADAADAEAVARACADVDVVYYLVHSLGSGPEFEATERRTAEVVARAVREAGVGRLVFLGGLEPEDEELSPHLRSRAEVARVLLGSGVPTVVLRAAVVLGSGSVSFEMLRYLTERLPVMVTPRWVHSRIQPIAIRDVLRYLVGCATLPPDVHRSFDIGGPDVMDYATMMQRYAEVTGLPRRRILPVPVFSPSLSSHWVGVITPVPAGIARPLVESLRNTVVCKEHDIAQYVPDPPEGLLGFDEAVRLAVLKVRNNAVDTRWSGASVPGAPSDPLPSDPDWAGGSLYLDERTKETDAPPEALWRVVEGIGGETGWYSFPLAWEVRGWLDRAVGGVGLRRGRRDPRDLHVGDALDWWRVEELDEGRLLRLRAEMRLPGLAWLEFHVERTDSGRTRLRQKATFHPLGLLGQLYWWSVSPFHGIVFGSMIRNITKTAEASAARSPQEHDRAA
- the gyrB gene encoding DNA topoisomerase (ATP-hydrolyzing) subunit B — encoded protein: MVARTQTDNSYSGSSITVLEGLEAVRKRPGMYIGSTGERGLHHMVWEVVDNSVDEALAGHCDTVRVTLLADGGVRVEDNGRGIPVDVHPREKRPTVEVVMTVLHAGGKFDGKSYAVSGGLHGVGVTVVNALSSSLDVRIWRDGREYHQSYALAKPGPLEEVGPTTKRGTQITFWADGSIFETTTYSFDTISRRLQEMAFLNRGLTIVLRDERPGQGKADTGMADEISLADAAPAPGHEDAAFEPTEITYRYDGGLEDYVRHINAKKTPIHRSIVGFGAEGLGKNDMRMSIEVAMQWSDAYSESVYSFANTINTHEGGTHEEGFRTALTSIVNRYAVEKKLLKEKDEKLTGEDIREGLAAIVSVKIGDPQFEGQTKTKLGNTEVKGFVQRVCNEQISHWFEANPAEAKTIITKAASAARARRAAQDARKLARKNLLSNNSLPGKLADCRSTDPRASEIYIVEGDSAGGSAKSGRDSMFQAILPIRGKIINVEKARIDRVLKNNEVQSMITAFGTGIHDEFDVSKLRYHKIVLMADADVDGQHIRTLLLTLLFRFMRPLVEAGHVYLANPPLYKIKWGGKFGDEYVYTDKERDAVLKTGAEAGRKLPKDDAIQRFKGLGEMNATELWETTMNPETRILSQVTLEDAATADELFSVLMGEDVDARRSFITRNAKDVRFLDV
- the gyrA gene encoding DNA gyrase subunit A, yielding MTETPARDRVEPVDLQQEMQRSYIDYAMSVIVGRALPEVRDGLKPVHRRVLFAMYDQGFRPDRGYVKCARVVGEVMGNYHPHGDSSIYDALVRLAQPWSMRYPLVDGQGNFGSPGNDPAAAMRYTEARLTPLAMEMLANIDEETVDFQPNYDGKNQEPLVLPGRIPNLLINGSAGIAVGMATNMPPHNLREVAAAVFWVLEHPDAEPEEALTACMERIKGPDFPTHGLIVGRDGIEEAYRTGRGSVRMRAVVTVEEDARGRVQLVVTELPYQVNPDNLAEAIAEGVKDGRLQGISEIADESSDRVGRRLVITLRRDAVAKVVLNNLYKHTQLQTSFGCNMLSIVDGVPRTLRLDELVRLYVDHQIEVIQRRTRYRLRKAEERAHILRGYAKALDQLDAVIALIRRSESAEAARSGLMELLDVDEIQAVAILDLQLRRLAALERQRIMDELAEIEARIAELQAILDSPQRQREIIRDELAEIVEKYGDDRRTKFVANDGDVTMEDLIAEEEVVVTITRTGYAKRTKSDLYRSQRRGGKGVMGAALKQDDLVDHFFVGSTHDWILFFTNKGRVYRAKAYELPEANRTARGAHVANILAFQPDEKIAQVMQIKDYGVAPYLVLATANGQVKKTRLTDFDSPRSGGVIAINLRESDELVGAALIDQEQDLLLVTRKAMSIRFKADDATLRPMGRATEGVRGISLGSDDSLLSMMVVEEGVDVLVATERGFAKRTGIENYPNQGRGGKGVLTADPKARKGNLVGALAVRLGDELYAITSGGGVIRTPVNGVRHNKDRATMGVKLMNLPEDVTIVAIARTTDNDEPAA
- a CDS encoding DUF3566 domain-containing protein encodes the protein MSDRPQAVRTGVRPDGAGADRAPGADPSPAGPAGTPPAGGPSAGGAPAGGPPTGASAAGASAGGAPAAGAQTGAAPAAQPATGGAPSLSKPDTGQVPAQPAGQQPAGAAPPPAGAGPGSSGTTQTITPVAAAAAPPPAAARGGQPAAGKAPKRGPRGPRRARLQLRHIDTWSALKISLVLSIALFFIWMVAVGVLYGVLSGLGVFDTLNDLFGQLGTASGAEGGEGGGNVITPGIVFGGAAVIGAINIVLMTALCTVAAFIYNLCADLVGGLEVTLAERE